The genomic DNA TATTTTTTTAACTTTGTCAATATAATTTTTAAATTTTTGGAAATATTTTCTATATAATTAATTTCCAGCATTTTGTATCTAAATTGAGTTATAAATATCTACAGTAATAGGACACCATGAATTTCCTGCTGTAATATATTTTAAAAAAGTTCTCCCTCTTGAATCAAGTCATTCAAAAGCTATACCTTATGTCAAAATTATTTTTCATCCAGCGTTTTTTAGAAAAAACACAATTTTCTCCATAAAAGAGACATACATACAACTATTCTTTCCTAATGTAATATATGTATGATTTCTTTGTCATTTAACTTTTTCAAAAACGCAATTAACAATAGAATACCGAACAACCCAATAAATCCAAAGAAATGTAATCCTGTTAGCATACTGGCTAAGGCCAATACAGGATGTAACTCCATATGTTTACCAACTAATTTTGGTTCAATAATATTCCTGATAATAGTAATCACAATATATAGTAGTGCAATTCCTAATGCCATTGAATAATCCCCTAAAAATAAACTGATAATACCCCAAGGTATTAGAATACTTCCAGTTCCTAAAACAGGTAGTATATCTAAAAGAGCAATGAATAAAGCAATTATTCCAGCATAAGAAATATTAATAATAGCAAAACCGACATATAATTCAGAAAAAGTGATAGCAAAAATTAAAAGATAAGAAAAACCACATTTAATAATGGTATCAATAGTAAACGCTTTTGCTTCTGCTAAAAGATAACTTTTATTTTTAGGTATCTGTAGCACTATAAATCTCTTTATCGTTGGATAATCAATTGCTATAAAAATAGAAGCAACGATTGTAATAATTGTTTTCATAAATAGTAATGGAACAGACGAAACAATATCAGTAATACCAGATACGATATTATTTGAAAGAGAAACTATGAAAACACTCATTTCATTCATCAATACAGGCATATTTGCTTCTATTAATTCAATAAACGAAAAATTGAATGAACCAGAAAATAGTTCGACTTCTTTTATAACTGTTTCAGTCAAAGGTATTACCAATTCCTCAAACATGGTTGGTAGGAAATGAAAAATTTCCTTTATTCCATATATTAGATATGTACCTATTACACTTACTATTATTCCTGCAATTAAAAAGAATAAAAAAACAGATATGGTTGCTACAATACCTCGCTTTATTAGTAATTTTTCACTTATGTATAAGACTGGTTTATTCAATAAACTTGCTATTAAAAATGCAAAAACAAAAGGAAGTAATACAGAAAACGCATATTTCCCTAATAACATTAGTAAGCCTAATATCACTACCAAATAACAGAAATTTATTAAAAATCTCTGCTTATTTTGGTATGATGTATGATCTTGTTCATTCAAATAAAATGCACCTCCTACTTTATAGTAACTTTATATGTGCCTTTTGGAGCAACAGGAGGCATTGTTTCACACATTCCAGAACAACTTTTTGCTTGCACAAAATATTCAATCATATCACCTGACTTTCCTATCATATTGGCAAAAAATATTTCTGCTTCTGTAGTTTCTTCTAACCTAATACTTTCCCATGTTTGAAAACCATAGTATCGATAAAACAGTCTACAATTTTCATAATCTAAGCCAGCTTTACTATAATCAACTATTTGAATAGTAACTTCTAAAGCATCATTCTCTGAAACGATTTCTTCTAATCTTTTCACGGAAATATAGAGCATATTCTCATCCCAAATTGCTCTTGTCCTGCAATGAATAACATCTTCATTTCCCCAGCCAGTTCTCACATATCCTGTACGATTTTTTATAATATCTGGCTCTTTTTCAAAATCAAACTCATATCCTTTAATTTCATATCCAGGCAAAGCGTTCTGCCATTGTTTTATTGCAATTTTATCCTGTTCAATTCCATACATTGGAACATAGACACGACTATTTAAAATCACAGAATTAACATAAGCAGTAAGTTCATCACTGTCCTTTTGAAACGGAACAATATCTATACGAAAGATTTTGAATGGACGCCCATATCTGGTTTCTACCTTTTTTACTTCTTCTAAAATTTTTTCATATCTTTCATACAAATAGTGTTCTTTTGGCGTTCTGCTCACAAGTAATGTTTCTTCATCAATTATTTTTAAATAACAGTCAATATGTTGTAAACCATAATCAGCAAAATTAGAAAATATATAATACTCATTCATTCCAGTATCTCTTGCCACCATAGAAAAAAATTCTTCGTCAGAAATTCCTTTCGCACGATTTTCTGTCTGTAAAATGTGCATAGACATCAATTTATTGAAACCATCTGACATAAGATTTCCGCCTGTTAGTGCATAAGGTAATTTCATAAATGGCAAACCAATCTGTTTCGCAATCAACTCTTGTGATTGATCTTCTTTTTGTTCATAAGAGTTAGTAGTTAATAGGTTATGTTCGCAATCAAACATGATTTCTGGTTTATTTATGGATACAAATGGTGTTGACATCTTATATTCTGCACCAGCCAAAAAGAGTTTTCCGTTTTCATCAAAAATAGGGTGCATACCCCAATCACGAACCCATGGTGTATCAAATCCCTGTGGAGCAATGCAGAAAATCAAATTTTTTAAATTTCCACCCCACTTACTTAAATAATATTTTGCAATTTCAATTTCCTCTTTATTTGGTACACACATGTATACAGAATAATTTTGCGTTAAATCTACAATATACTTATGGGGAAGAAAAGGTGGCCATGCAAGCATGACACCTTTAATCGGTTCCCATTCCCCAGCTAAACGTCTTTTCATTTCTAATACCTCACTTTCTTACTTTTTCCACAAATGAAATGAAATTTCTCTAATTTTAAGATTTTTCAACAATGTTTCAAATTCATTTTTTTGAAAGGTTTTCTGATTACATAAAACTTCCATTTCTAGTCCCTTATACTCCATGAGATATTCTGTTTCATAAAACCCATTCTGAAGATAAAATTGCTTCCTTAAAATTCTTTGTTGTAAATTAGGAGCACTGTCCTCTATAGTTTCCATATCAAGAACAATTTGACAATTGGGATATTGTTTTTTCATAAGTGACAGTGCTTTTCCACCATATCCTTTAGAGCGTTGTTCTGGGGAAATTGCAAGAAATAATATATATCCTATATGATTTTCAATCACCAAAACATAAAAACCAATAAATTGTTGCTTATCATATAAAGCAGATACTTCTATTTTTTTACTTTGAACTAAATTAAGCATTTCTTGTATAGACATACGTTCTTCATCTGGAAATGCCTCGTTATTAAGTTCTTCAAATTTTTCTAAATCTTTAAAATATGAAGTTACTTTTTGTATTGTTAAGCTCATATAGATACCTCCAAATTGATTTAATAATGATATTTTTTCTGTTTTCTTATTATAAAGAAAGCCGTCATAATAGTTGCCAATATTTCAGCACCAACAATAGAAAACCATATCCCATTTACTCCCCAGAATATAGGGAATATAAGTACTGATACAACTTGAAATACTAAAATACGCATAAAAGCAATAAGCGCAGAAGTTAAACCGTCATTTAATGCAGTAAAGAAACTAGAACCAAAAACACCAAAACCAGAAAATAAAAAGGAAAAAGAGTAAATCATAAATGCTCTTAATGTCATTTCCATTAAATTATTATCGTAACCCACAAAAATAAAAGCAATCGGTTTTGATAAAAATTCGCCTATTATAAACATAAATACAGCAAAACAAATAATTACAATCAAACTTCTTTTTCTTAAATTTTTTAATTCGTCATAATTTTTTGCTCCATAATGATAACTGATTATAGGGGCAGTACCAACAGAATACCCAATAAAAACAGCTTGAAATAGTAACGCTACATAAAGAAGAACACCATAGGATGCAACGCCATCTTCGCCAGCATATTTTAGTAATTGAGCATTATACAGCATACTCACAACAGATGTGGAAACATTAGTCATTAGTTCTGAAGAACCATTTGCAACAGTCTTTTTCAAAACATCACAATCAAATTTAGGTTTCTTAAATTTAAGCAAACTGTTGTTTTGTCGGCTAAAATAAAGTAATGGAATGATACCACCAACATATTGACCGATTGCAGTTGCCAGTGCTGCACCTACCAATCCCCATTTAAAAACAGTGATAAATAATGCGTCTAAAACAATATTTGTAATTCCAGCCATAATTGCAACATATAATCCAAGTTTTGGCTTTTCTGCTGTTGCA from Clostridioides difficile ATCC 9689 = DSM 1296 includes the following:
- a CDS encoding GNAT family N-acetyltransferase, which codes for MSLTIQKVTSYFKDLEKFEELNNEAFPDEERMSIQEMLNLVQSKKIEVSALYDKQQFIGFYVLVIENHIGYILFLAISPEQRSKGYGGKALSLMKKQYPNCQIVLDMETIEDSAPNLQQRILRKQFYLQNGFYETEYLMEYKGLEMEVLCNQKTFQKNEFETLLKNLKIREISFHLWKK
- the ytvI gene encoding sporulation integral membrane protein YtvI is translated as MNEQDHTSYQNKQRFLINFCYLVVILGLLMLLGKYAFSVLLPFVFAFLIASLLNKPVLYISEKLLIKRGIVATISVFLFFLIAGIIVSVIGTYLIYGIKEIFHFLPTMFEELVIPLTETVIKEVELFSGSFNFSFIELIEANMPVLMNEMSVFIVSLSNNIVSGITDIVSSVPLLFMKTIITIVASIFIAIDYPTIKRFIVLQIPKNKSYLLAEAKAFTIDTIIKCGFSYLLIFAITFSELYVGFAIINISYAGIIALFIALLDILPVLGTGSILIPWGIISLFLGDYSMALGIALLYIVITIIRNIIEPKLVGKHMELHPVLALASMLTGLHFFGFIGLFGILLLIAFLKKLNDKEIIHILH
- a CDS encoding MATE family efflux transporter; the encoded protein is MIQLSDNFNYKRLLKFTFPTIIMLVISSIYGVVDGYFVSNFVGKTAFTAVNFIMPFLLILGCVGFLFGTGGGALIAKTMGEGKKEEANEQFSLLIVTSAGCGIILAVLGIVTMPWIASAMGADGQLLTDSILYGCVVIIAIPAYILQCEFQCLFATAEKPKLGLYVAIMAGITNIVLDALFITVFKWGLVGAALATAIGQYVGGIIPLLYFSRQNNSLLKFKKPKFDCDVLKKTVANGSSELMTNVSTSVVSMLYNAQLLKYAGEDGVASYGVLLYVALLFQAVFIGYSVGTAPIISYHYGAKNYDELKNLRKRSLIVIICFAVFMFIIGEFLSKPIAFIFVGYDNNLMEMTLRAFMIYSFSFLFSGFGVFGSSFFTALNDGLTSALIAFMRILVFQVVSVLIFPIFWGVNGIWFSIVGAEILATIMTAFFIIRKQKKYHY